TGACAACATCATCGACGCCAAAAGGACCTTGCGAGAGATTAAGCTCCTCAAGCACATGGATCACGAGAATGTAAATGTTCTTTTGATCTTAGCCAATACCATTTCTTGTGAAAAATAGCTATATTATATTGTTTTCCATCTTTATTTGGTGCAGGTTATTGCTGTGAAGGATATAATAAGACCACCCCTGAGAGAGAACTTCAACGATGTTTACATTGTTTATGAGCTCATGGACACTGATCTCCACCAGATTATACGCTCTAACCAACCCTTGACTGATGATCATTGTCGGGTATGTATGCATCATTTCAACACCATGTGTCCCTTTTTATGTTAGAAGATGAAGACATATTATTGCTTGGTACTTATAAGGTAGATTTATTCACTTTGTTTGTTCACTTCATTGTTTATTTGACAGTTTCAGAACTAGTTTCCATGTTATATTTATTCATATATGTTCTTGTGTTGGGGTATATGAGGAAACTAAGGTTGGTCAAAGTAACAGTTCGATTTGAATTAGTATTGCTTGATACTTATAAGGTAGATTTATCTACAACGGCCACTTTTATGTTTGTTCACTTTCATCTGATTGTTTGCCTTTCAGGAACTGAGCTCCTTGTTTATCTCATTAGTTTTATGTTTTGTTTGCAGTTCTTCTTGTATCAGTTGTTGCGTGGGCTCAAGTACGTTCATTCAGCTAATGTTTTACACCGAGATTTAAAGCCCAGCAATTTGCTCCTGAATGCAAACTGTGATCTAAAGCTTGGGGATTTCGGGCTTGCGAGGACCAAATCCGAGACTGACTTCATGACTGAGTACGTTGTTACACGCTGGTACCGAGCTCCAGAGTTACTTCTTAACTGCTCCGAGTACACAGCAGCGATCGATATCTGGTCCGTCGGTTGTATTCTCGGTGAAACAATGACAAGAGAGCCCTTGTTTCCGGGTAAAGATTATGTTCATCAGCTTAGGCTTATCACTGAGGTAATCTTTACTTGTCTTATCCATAGAATCACTTTTCTTTTGGTATTATCTGCATTTGTTGATGAATCTCTGTGAAATCACAGCTTATAGGATCACCTGATGATTCAAGCTTGGGGTTCTTAAGGAGCGACAACGCAAGGAGATACGTTAAACAGCTTCCACAGTACCCGAGACAGAACTTTGCTGCTAGGTTCCCAAACATGTCAGCTGGCGCAGCCGATTTGCTTGAGAAAATGCTCGTCTTTGATCCAAGCAGACGCATCACTGGTGAGTTTCGTATATCTCAGTTTTGTCATTGCGTTTTAATCTTCTAAACATTGGTTTGTATGTCCTGTTGTAGTTGATGAGGCGTTGTGCCACCCATATTTGGCGCCGCTGCACGATATAAACGAGGAACCGGTGTGTGTGAGGCCGTTCAATTTCGATTTTGAGCAACCTTCTTTGACAGAAGAGAACATCAAGGAGCTTATATATCGTGAAACAGTCAAGTTCAATCCTCAGTAAGGGAGAGTTATAAGAAAGAAACTCCATCAAAATGCTTGTATTTGTCTTGCTTTGTTTTTGTTATTGAATCTCTGATAATATTTGTTTATGTCTGTAATATTAATAACATCCTGAGAAATTAAAACCCAAAAAAAAGAACAACCTCTGAGCTGTGTTTGCAGAAACATCCATATGCTTTCGAGTTCAATGTACATTGTATTATTCGTTTGCTTTATTCGTACAAAAGTAGAAGCCAGAAAAGTGGGGCTTAAACTCAACCCTAATCAAAACTGTTGCTGCCTGCTGATCTCTAGGTAAGCTCAAGTTACCTGAATGAGGGTGATAGAGCTGCATCTATCTCCTTTCACAGGTTTCTTGTGCTTTAGAAGCTGGTTGACAGAGCATGTAGGAGGCTAACCATTGATTCTACTTGCTGCTCTGTTCAGGTTGTTCGAAGAGTGCATTTAAAGTTTCATTCATTAAGAGGCTGAAGAGTCCATCCTCGACCTGCACAGCCACCTCTTCACGCTCCTCCTTCATCCGTTTCTCGTTCCAGTCCAGTCTTTCAATTTCTCTAGCACATGCTTGTCTCCTCTGCTCACCTGTTCCGCATTCAAGCTCTGATACTCTCTGTCCCTGTAACCATCCTTTTGCCTTCCCCACCAATTGCTCCTCAAAGTGTTGATGATGAGTTTCGTTTGTTCTCTGCATCAATTCATCTCTGAAATAGTCCATTATCAGATGTTCTTCGTGGATCCAAATGGCATGTCTTTCTTTGACTCGTTCCCATAGCTCAGCTGCCTTCTCT
The DNA window shown above is from Brassica oleracea var. oleracea cultivar TO1000 chromosome C3, BOL, whole genome shotgun sequence and carries:
- the LOC106335943 gene encoding mitogen-activated protein kinase 4 — its product is MSAENCFGGGGGDQSTKGLATHGGQYVQYNVYGNIFEVTRKYVPPLRPIGRGAYGIVCAATNSETGEEVAIKKIGNAFDNIIDAKRTLREIKLLKHMDHENVIAVKDIIRPPLRENFNDVYIVYELMDTDLHQIIRSNQPLTDDHCRFFLYQLLRGLKYVHSANVLHRDLKPSNLLLNANCDLKLGDFGLARTKSETDFMTEYVVTRWYRAPELLLNCSEYTAAIDIWSVGCILGETMTREPLFPGKDYVHQLRLITELIGSPDDSSLGFLRSDNARRYVKQLPQYPRQNFAARFPNMSAGAADLLEKMLVFDPSRRITVDEALCHPYLAPLHDINEEPVCVRPFNFDFEQPSLTEENIKELIYRETVKFNPQ